A single window of Arvicanthis niloticus isolate mArvNil1 chromosome 20, mArvNil1.pat.X, whole genome shotgun sequence DNA harbors:
- the Snrpd3 gene encoding small nuclear ribonucleoprotein Sm D3 → MSIGVPIKVLHEAEGHIVTCETNTGEVYRGKLIEAEDNMNCQMSNITVTYRDGRVAQLEQVYIRGSKIRFLILPDMLKNAPMLKSMKNKNQGSGAGRGKAAILKAQVAARGRGRGMGRGNIFQKRR, encoded by the exons ATGTCTATTGGTGTGCCGATAAAAGTCTTGCACGAGGCAGAAGGCCACATAGTGACATGTGAGACCAACACTGGCGAGGTATATCGAGGGAAGCTCATCGAAGCAGAGGACAACATGAACTGCCAG ATGTCCAACATCACAGTCACATACAGAGATGGCCGAGTGGCACAGCTGGAACAAGTGTACATACGTGGCAGCAAGATCCGATTTCTGATTTTGCCTGACATGCTGAAAAACGCACCCATGTTAAAgagcatgaaaaataaaaaccaaggctCAGGGGCCGGCCGAGGAAAAGCTGCTATCCTGAAGGCCCAAG TGGCTGCGAGAGGAAGAGGACGTGGAATGGGGCGTGGAAACATCTTCCAGAAGCGAAGATAA
- the Lrrc75b gene encoding leucine-rich repeat-containing protein 75B isoform X2: MGARLGRRARADAPAAPSVGPAPYERRVRWLREIQSTLRERRPERARQLLRLLRQDLGLEGNLLTDILYRNVTFLNLVDPISHDLLVNLARDLQCPKKDHELWKSSDKICRQLIYHLTPHSKRKPHRKTQSSLKSSLQKTLLVGETVDLSGIPLSARDVQHISRYLDSRGAELVVLDLSFTELSDELLHLLLPSLWALPRLTQLLLNGNRLTRAAARELTEAIKDAAKFPVLAWVDLGNNVDVSSLPQPLLVGLRRRLSQHTSLPTIYEGLDLEPGSGMAETTAAVSSWGSAATEAGSEPQGCCARPLGFPMHTP, translated from the exons ATGGGGGCGCGGCTGGGGCGGCGGGCAAGAGCAGATGCCCCTGCGGCGCCGAGTGTCGGGCCCGCGCCCTACGAGCGCCGGGTGCGCTGGCTGCGAGAGATCCAGTCCACGCTCCGGGAGCGGCGGCCGGAGCGCGCTCGGCAGCTGCTGCGCCTTCTGCGACAG GACCTGGGCCTTGAAGGGAACCTCCTCACTGACATCCTCTACAGAAATGTAACTTTCCTTAACCTGGTGGACCCCATCTCCCATGACCTGCTGGTGAACCTGGCCCGGGACCTGCAGTGCCCCAAGAAG GACCACGAGCTCTGGAAGTCCTCGGATAAGATCTGTCGGCAGCTCATCTACCACCTCACTCCGCACTCCAAGCGAAAACCCCACAGGAAAACCCAGAGCAG CCTCAAGAGCAGCCTCCAGAAGACTCTGCTGGTAGGGGAGACTGTGGACCTTTCTGGCATCCCGCTATCGGCCCGGGATGTGCAGCACATATCCCGCTACCTGGACAGTCGTGGTGCAGAGCTGGTGGTCCTAGACCTGAGCTTCACGGAGCTGAGCGATGAGCTGCTGCATCTGCTgctgcccagcctctgggctctGCCCCGCCTCACCCAGCTGCTGCTCAATGGTAATCGGCTAAccagagctgctgcccgggaaCTCACCGAGGCTATCAAGGACGCCGCCAAGTTCCCCGTGTTGGCCTGGGTGGACCTGGGTAACAATGTGGATGTGTCTTCGCTTCCCCAGCCCTTGCTGGTTGGCCTGCGAAGGCGACTGAGCCAGCACACCTCGCTCCCTACCATCTATGAGGGCCTGGACCTCGAGCCTGGGAGCGGCATGGCTGAGACCACTGCTGCAGTCTCCTCCTGGGGCTCTGCAGCCACGGAGGCGGGATCAGAGCCTCAGGGTTGTTGTGCCAG ACCCCTTGGGTTTCCCATGCATACGCCCTGA
- the Lrrc75b gene encoding leucine-rich repeat-containing protein 75B isoform X1, translating to MGARLGRRARADAPAAPSVGPAPYERRVRWLREIQSTLRERRPERARQLLRLLRQDLGLEGNLLTDILYRNVTFLNLVDPISHDLLVNLARDLQCPKKDHELWKSSDKICRQLIYHLTPHSKRKPHRKTQSSLKSSLQKTLLVGETVDLSGIPLSARDVQHISRYLDSRGAELVVLDLSFTELSDELLHLLLPSLWALPRLTQLLLNGNRLTRAAARELTEAIKDAAKFPVLAWVDLGNNVDVSSLPQPLLVGLRRRLSQHTSLPTIYEGLDLEPGSGMAETTAAVSSWGSAATEAGSEPQGCCASWSEASPQTFRYHGAGRSFLGCCVRTEAGGSRQIQMAADCLNFPHLFEASDAVAVPDPETA from the exons ATGGGGGCGCGGCTGGGGCGGCGGGCAAGAGCAGATGCCCCTGCGGCGCCGAGTGTCGGGCCCGCGCCCTACGAGCGCCGGGTGCGCTGGCTGCGAGAGATCCAGTCCACGCTCCGGGAGCGGCGGCCGGAGCGCGCTCGGCAGCTGCTGCGCCTTCTGCGACAG GACCTGGGCCTTGAAGGGAACCTCCTCACTGACATCCTCTACAGAAATGTAACTTTCCTTAACCTGGTGGACCCCATCTCCCATGACCTGCTGGTGAACCTGGCCCGGGACCTGCAGTGCCCCAAGAAG GACCACGAGCTCTGGAAGTCCTCGGATAAGATCTGTCGGCAGCTCATCTACCACCTCACTCCGCACTCCAAGCGAAAACCCCACAGGAAAACCCAGAGCAG CCTCAAGAGCAGCCTCCAGAAGACTCTGCTGGTAGGGGAGACTGTGGACCTTTCTGGCATCCCGCTATCGGCCCGGGATGTGCAGCACATATCCCGCTACCTGGACAGTCGTGGTGCAGAGCTGGTGGTCCTAGACCTGAGCTTCACGGAGCTGAGCGATGAGCTGCTGCATCTGCTgctgcccagcctctgggctctGCCCCGCCTCACCCAGCTGCTGCTCAATGGTAATCGGCTAAccagagctgctgcccgggaaCTCACCGAGGCTATCAAGGACGCCGCCAAGTTCCCCGTGTTGGCCTGGGTGGACCTGGGTAACAATGTGGATGTGTCTTCGCTTCCCCAGCCCTTGCTGGTTGGCCTGCGAAGGCGACTGAGCCAGCACACCTCGCTCCCTACCATCTATGAGGGCCTGGACCTCGAGCCTGGGAGCGGCATGGCTGAGACCACTGCTGCAGTCTCCTCCTGGGGCTCTGCAGCCACGGAGGCGGGATCAGAGCCTCAGGGTTGTTGTGCCAG CTGGTCTGAAGCCAGCCCACAAACCTTTAGGTATCACGGTGCAGGAAGATCCTTCCTAGGATGTTGTGTGAGGACGGAAGCAGGGGGTTCCCGGCAAATCCAGATGGCAGCAGACTGTCTCAATTTCCCCCACCTTTTTGAGGCAAGTGATGCAGTAGCTGTGCCAGATCCTGAGACAGCTTAG
- the Lrrc75b gene encoding leucine-rich repeat-containing protein 75B isoform X3: protein MGARLGRRARADAPAAPSVGPAPYERRVRWLREIQSTLRERRPERARQLLRLLRQDLGLEGNLLTDILYRNVTFLNLVDPISHDLLVNLARDLQCPKKDHELWKSSDKICRQLIYHLTPHSKRKPHRKTQSSLKSSLQKTLLVGETVDLSGIPLSARDVQHISRYLDSRGAELVVLDLSFTELSDELLHLLLPSLWALPRLTQLLLNGNRLTRAAARELTEAIKDAAKFPVLAWVDLGNNVDVSSLPQPLLVGLRRRLSQHTSLPTIYEGLDLEPGSGMAETTAAVSSWGSAATEAGSEPQGCCAR from the exons ATGGGGGCGCGGCTGGGGCGGCGGGCAAGAGCAGATGCCCCTGCGGCGCCGAGTGTCGGGCCCGCGCCCTACGAGCGCCGGGTGCGCTGGCTGCGAGAGATCCAGTCCACGCTCCGGGAGCGGCGGCCGGAGCGCGCTCGGCAGCTGCTGCGCCTTCTGCGACAG GACCTGGGCCTTGAAGGGAACCTCCTCACTGACATCCTCTACAGAAATGTAACTTTCCTTAACCTGGTGGACCCCATCTCCCATGACCTGCTGGTGAACCTGGCCCGGGACCTGCAGTGCCCCAAGAAG GACCACGAGCTCTGGAAGTCCTCGGATAAGATCTGTCGGCAGCTCATCTACCACCTCACTCCGCACTCCAAGCGAAAACCCCACAGGAAAACCCAGAGCAG CCTCAAGAGCAGCCTCCAGAAGACTCTGCTGGTAGGGGAGACTGTGGACCTTTCTGGCATCCCGCTATCGGCCCGGGATGTGCAGCACATATCCCGCTACCTGGACAGTCGTGGTGCAGAGCTGGTGGTCCTAGACCTGAGCTTCACGGAGCTGAGCGATGAGCTGCTGCATCTGCTgctgcccagcctctgggctctGCCCCGCCTCACCCAGCTGCTGCTCAATGGTAATCGGCTAAccagagctgctgcccgggaaCTCACCGAGGCTATCAAGGACGCCGCCAAGTTCCCCGTGTTGGCCTGGGTGGACCTGGGTAACAATGTGGATGTGTCTTCGCTTCCCCAGCCCTTGCTGGTTGGCCTGCGAAGGCGACTGAGCCAGCACACCTCGCTCCCTACCATCTATGAGGGCCTGGACCTCGAGCCTGGGAGCGGCATGGCTGAGACCACTGCTGCAGTCTCCTCCTGGGGCTCTGCAGCCACGGAGGCGGGATCAGAGCCTCAGGGTTGTTGTGCCAGGTGA